From a single Deltaproteobacteria bacterium genomic region:
- a CDS encoding phage holin family protein, with protein sequence MRGLVVRWVVTAFALWLTSQLVSGIELHGAGAVFIAALVLGVLNACLRPLVLFFTLPINLLTLGLFTLVVNGLMLWLTSGVVRGFEVHGFWSAVGGALLLSLISFVLNVFVSDSGRIEYIYVERIEH encoded by the coding sequence ATGCGCGGGTTAGTGGTGCGCTGGGTGGTCACAGCGTTCGCCCTCTGGCTGACCAGCCAGCTAGTCAGTGGCATTGAGTTGCACGGCGCGGGGGCGGTGTTCATTGCGGCGCTGGTGTTGGGCGTGCTCAACGCCTGCTTGCGGCCGCTGGTGCTGTTCTTCACCTTACCGATCAACCTGCTCACTCTCGGCCTGTTCACGCTGGTGGTCAACGGCTTGATGCTGTGGCTGACCTCCGGCGTGGTCCGGGGCTTCGAAGTACACGGCTTCTGGTCCGCCGTCGGCGGCGCCCTCCTACTCAGCCTGATCAGCTTCGTGCTCAACGTGTTTGTCAGCGACAGCGGCCGGATCGAGTACATCTACGTCGAGCGCATCGAGCACTGA